The following are encoded in a window of Thermoproteota archaeon genomic DNA:
- the cofC gene encoding 2-phospho-L-lactate guanylyltransferase has product MNISAIIPVKTFSKAKSRLDLQSDVKTELCKLMFDEVLSTLSTSPKINKIVVVTKDEDALSISKKYNAVSIIDQNESGVNNAVAQADKYLVENNFTASIVFPQDIPFMKSQDIDFLLKFLSYPTCSLVVPSRKFDGTNALLRMPIDLMETHYDEDSYKIHLETAKSKTPNWSLVFVRRIMMDIDANDDLEYCMSQNEKPNVCEKISKLL; this is encoded by the coding sequence TTGAACATCTCAGCAATAATCCCTGTAAAGACATTTTCTAAAGCAAAATCAAGATTAGATCTACAATCTGATGTTAAGACTGAATTATGTAAATTAATGTTTGATGAAGTCCTTAGCACCCTATCTACATCTCCCAAAATAAATAAAATTGTTGTAGTTACAAAAGATGAAGACGCATTATCAATTTCTAAAAAATATAATGCAGTATCAATCATTGATCAAAACGAATCTGGTGTAAATAATGCAGTAGCCCAAGCAGACAAGTATCTGGTAGAAAATAATTTTACTGCATCAATTGTCTTCCCTCAGGATATTCCATTTATGAAATCTCAAGATATTGATTTTCTATTGAAATTCCTTTCCTATCCAACCTGCTCCCTTGTAGTCCCATCTAGAAAATTTGATGGAACCAATGCACTATTGAGAATGCCAATTGATCTTATGGAGACACATTATGATGAAGATAGCTATAAAATTCATCTAGAAACTGCAAAGTCAAAAACTCCTAATTGGTCACTAGTTTTTGTCAGAAGAATAATGATGGATATTGATGCAAATGATGATCTAGAATATTGCATGTCACAAAATGAAAAGCCAAATGTTTGTGAAAAAATTTCTAAATTACTATAA
- a CDS encoding CPBP family intramembrane metalloprotease, producing MEKSNNILQGFGIPYSALISIIFGMMLLSFPIGAFVVFNTDIGNEINFEYPVSGVDFFLTGTQNQIPIQFELGDAFVIIWSIFAVLFAVSMVGPKKNFISTITPALLRGKEQSEDNYLVSAIKWFTVLILISAGITIIQEQFGILTTPPVPQNNLIQFFDVMKAPLIEEFGFRVLLIGIPLFAMYSHRTSVRHFFKSLWNPNSNLNLSEKKKAIALVVIVAAFFGIAHIISGESWSDGKFAQATASGIIIGWAYIRHGLVSAILIHWATNYFVFSYVYLVAELNSVSISNAFSHSMINTIEIMFIIAGVLSSAIMIIKYKQSKTKSTLEI from the coding sequence TTGGAAAAATCAAATAATATCTTACAAGGTTTTGGGATCCCATATTCAGCATTAATTTCAATAATTTTTGGAATGATGTTATTGTCATTTCCAATTGGAGCCTTTGTAGTTTTCAATACAGATATCGGAAATGAGATAAATTTTGAGTATCCTGTTAGTGGCGTAGATTTTTTCCTGACAGGAACACAAAATCAGATTCCAATCCAGTTTGAATTGGGTGATGCATTTGTCATCATATGGAGTATTTTTGCAGTTTTATTTGCAGTATCGATGGTTGGCCCAAAAAAGAATTTTATCAGTACAATCACGCCGGCGTTACTACGTGGTAAGGAACAATCTGAGGACAACTACTTGGTATCTGCAATAAAGTGGTTCACAGTTTTGATATTGATTTCAGCAGGCATAACAATCATTCAAGAGCAATTTGGAATTTTGACCACCCCTCCAGTGCCACAAAATAATTTGATTCAGTTTTTTGACGTAATGAAGGCACCATTAATTGAAGAGTTTGGATTCAGGGTTTTGTTAATAGGCATTCCACTTTTTGCAATGTATTCACACAGAACCTCAGTGAGGCATTTTTTCAAGTCTTTATGGAATCCAAATTCTAACCTAAATCTCTCTGAAAAAAAGAAAGCTATTGCACTTGTTGTAATAGTTGCAGCATTCTTTGGTATTGCACATATTATTTCAGGGGAATCATGGAGTGATGGAAAATTTGCTCAGGCTACGGCAAGTGGAATTATCATTGGTTGGGCATATATCAGACATGGATTAGTTTCTGCAATTTTAATTCACTGGGCAACAAATTATTTTGTTTTTTCATATGTATATTTGGTAGCAGAACTGAATTCAGTATCTATTAGTAATGCATTTTCACATTCAATGATTAATACGATTGAAATAATGTTCATAATTGCAGGAGTGTTATCTTCTGCAATTATGATAATCAAATATAAGCAATCAAAAACAAAAAGTACGTTAGAGATCTAG
- the corA gene encoding magnesium and cobalt transport protein CorA, with the protein MKNNIGIIVNRLAVGFTFAFVYQIIVGIATSIFSLPLTGNIQDLVSGIEQYESEQGAVFIIWWIISTIVITAIALLIVRYKKFISPYKGEKDIDIPPRITVITAIIVGASISFLFFLLDLAIGVFVPPGSTTDVLAIYEAASIGDFTPLTLSIIFSIVAGFIVVGVAGKAGKVKELTKDVGITNIADIAKIVKNIQKETKTSSDLVGLHPGALVHVGKQHVEKVTFEQIEFDEKTFIKREPATVEECLNSKDKSTITWTNVVGLHEPDVIEKIGEYYNLHILTRADIMNTELRPKIENYDDHLFVILKLPHILKDSGRLFLEDISLVIGKNYVLSFQETEDDAFDSIRDRLEKSIGVIRARQTDYLAYALADAIIDHFYVVLESIGIATEKLEEELMDNPTPRTLQSIHVLKREMVALRKSIWPMREVVDSFERMDSQLIDESTRKYLRDVYNHTVQVMDNIEGLRDMIGGMLDTYLSSVSNKMNEVMKTLTVIASIFIPITFIAGIYGTNFTYIPELQWEGSYFVMLGVMVIIVVVMMIWFKSRKWV; encoded by the coding sequence TTGAAAAATAACATCGGCATAATCGTCAACAGACTAGCTGTTGGATTCACTTTTGCTTTTGTTTACCAAATAATTGTCGGTATTGCAACATCAATTTTTTCTCTACCTTTAACAGGAAATATTCAAGATTTAGTTTCAGGAATAGAGCAGTACGAAAGCGAACAGGGGGCGGTATTCATCATATGGTGGATTATCTCAACAATAGTAATTACAGCAATTGCACTACTAATTGTACGATACAAGAAATTCATTTCGCCATACAAAGGTGAGAAAGACATTGATATTCCACCAAGGATCACAGTCATTACAGCAATAATAGTAGGAGCATCAATTTCATTTTTGTTCTTCCTACTGGATTTGGCTATAGGAGTTTTTGTTCCTCCAGGATCAACAACAGATGTCCTTGCAATATACGAAGCTGCAAGTATTGGAGACTTTACGCCATTAACCCTTAGTATAATTTTTTCAATTGTGGCAGGATTTATTGTGGTAGGAGTAGCTGGTAAGGCTGGAAAAGTTAAAGAGTTGACCAAGGATGTAGGGATAACAAATATTGCAGATATTGCAAAGATTGTAAAAAACATTCAGAAAGAAACCAAGACATCATCAGACCTTGTTGGTCTGCATCCAGGGGCACTGGTGCATGTTGGGAAACAACATGTTGAGAAAGTCACATTTGAGCAAATTGAATTTGATGAAAAGACTTTCATTAAAAGAGAGCCCGCTACTGTAGAAGAATGTCTAAACTCAAAAGATAAGAGCACAATCACATGGACAAATGTTGTTGGTCTGCATGAACCAGATGTGATTGAAAAGATAGGAGAATATTACAACCTACACATTTTAACACGAGCTGACATTATGAATACTGAGTTACGACCGAAGATTGAAAACTATGATGATCATTTGTTTGTAATTTTAAAATTACCTCATATTTTGAAAGATTCAGGAAGATTATTTTTAGAAGACATTAGTTTAGTGATAGGAAAAAATTATGTGCTTTCATTTCAAGAAACAGAAGATGATGCTTTTGATTCCATTAGAGACAGGTTAGAAAAATCAATCGGAGTTATTAGAGCAAGGCAGACGGATTATCTTGCTTATGCATTAGCGGATGCCATAATAGATCATTTTTACGTAGTCTTAGAAAGCATTGGCATTGCAACTGAGAAATTAGAAGAAGAGTTGATGGACAACCCAACACCCAGAACATTACAATCCATCCATGTTCTAAAAAGAGAGATGGTGGCATTAAGAAAATCCATTTGGCCAATGAGAGAAGTCGTAGATAGCTTTGAACGAATGGATTCACAACTCATTGATGAGTCTACAAGAAAGTACCTCAGAGATGTCTACAACCATACCGTTCAAGTGATGGACAACATAGAAGGCCTAAGAGACATGATTGGCGGAATGCTGGACACCTACCTCTCAAGTGTGAGCAACAAAATGAATGAGGTCATGAAGACATTAACGGTAATAGCGAGCATTTTCATTCCAATTACATTCATTGCTGGCATCTATGGTACTAATTTCACATACATTCCTGAGCTACAGTGGGAAGGAAGTTACTTTGTCATGCTGGGAGTAATGGTGATAATAGTTGTAGTAATGATGATATGGTTTAAGAGTAGAAAGTGGGTCTAA
- a CDS encoding N-formylglutamate amidohydrolase, with protein MKKYPVLLSIPHGGTEKPKELQEHLSITKHDLFDDSDPYVFEIYNLGERVQRVITAKIARAFVDLNRSLQDLPPKNPDGLVKSMTCYQKQIYIPGKEPDNEMIRELIEKYYKPYHRQIQRSLSELELQVCFDCHSMAEVAPNISPDGNSKKRPLFCISNQDGKTSSSEMLEILADSLARSYSIDRNDVSLNEPFKGGHITKTYGNNPVPWIQIEMNRSMYLDKRWFDHESLKMNESRLKELNSSFGKCVDLFFSKIG; from the coding sequence TTGAAAAAATATCCAGTACTATTATCAATCCCCCATGGTGGTACAGAGAAACCTAAAGAATTACAAGAACATCTAAGCATTACAAAACACGATTTGTTTGATGATTCAGATCCATATGTTTTTGAAATCTACAACTTGGGAGAAAGAGTTCAGAGAGTAATCACTGCAAAAATTGCAAGAGCGTTTGTGGATCTTAATAGATCATTACAGGATCTTCCTCCAAAAAATCCAGATGGACTTGTAAAGAGCATGACATGTTATCAAAAACAAATCTACATTCCAGGAAAGGAACCAGATAACGAGATGATAAGGGAATTAATTGAAAAATATTACAAACCATATCATCGTCAAATTCAGAGATCATTATCAGAGCTAGAGTTGCAAGTGTGTTTTGATTGTCATTCGATGGCAGAGGTTGCACCAAATATTTCTCCAGATGGTAATTCAAAAAAGCGTCCTTTGTTTTGCATATCTAATCAAGACGGTAAAACTAGTTCAAGTGAAATGCTAGAAATATTGGCAGATAGTCTTGCAAGATCATATTCAATAGATAGAAATGATGTCTCCTTAAATGAGCCATTCAAAGGAGGACACATAACAAAAACATATGGAAACAATCCAGTTCCCTGGATTCAGATTGAAATGAATCGCAGTATGTATTTGGATAAAAGATGGTTTGATCACGAGTCATTAAAGATGAACGAATCAAGACTGAAGGAATTGAATTCATCGTTTGGAAAATGTGTTGATTTATTTTTTAGCAAAATAGGCTAG
- a CDS encoding DUF367 family protein, translating into MNIQVLMLKQDDPKKCTAAKLVKFGLAKDIKKTTRKSLVLDPFAEKTLLKKDRSLINSITAIDCSWNLADQTFVQKFQGISRKLPPLFAGNPVNYSKLNKLTTVEALCGALFILGYDSQALEMLDKFKWGHTFFELNENLLNDFKKIESESEISFLLKEYNIPLESP; encoded by the coding sequence TTGAACATACAAGTTTTAATGCTAAAACAGGATGATCCAAAAAAATGCACAGCAGCTAAACTTGTAAAATTCGGATTAGCTAAAGACATCAAAAAGACTACCAGAAAGTCCCTCGTTCTAGACCCCTTTGCTGAAAAAACTTTGTTAAAGAAGGATCGTTCTCTGATTAATTCCATCACTGCAATTGATTGCTCATGGAATTTAGCAGACCAGACATTCGTACAAAAATTTCAAGGAATTTCACGAAAACTACCTCCTCTTTTTGCAGGAAATCCAGTGAATTATTCCAAACTCAACAAATTGACAACAGTTGAGGCATTATGTGGTGCACTATTCATCCTAGGATATGATTCACAAGCATTGGAGATGCTTGACAAATTCAAATGGGGTCATACATTTTTTGAATTAAATGAAAACTTGCTTAACGATTTTAAAAAGATAGAATCTGAAAGTGAAATTTCATTTTTATTGAAAGAATACAACATCCCTCTTGAATCTCCTTAG
- a CDS encoding gamma-glutamyltransferase family protein → MDLEKIEGDFKSNSEKKFSESKKGMVASAFPDATKAGVSILRKGGNAVDAACATALALGVCEPQASGLGGQSMAILHIGGRSIAIDGSSRSPSLANSLKYQKKSKSLIGYRATTVPSTVAVLGFLHERYGRLEWPKIVRPAIRIAEKGYKITKLQHDLQVREMKNFKKVKSKSGAKYFLKDGLVPYEIGEKFIQEDLADTLRYIAAHGYRTFYHGQIAKKIDQDMRKNKGLIRAEDLAWIPEPIERTPISRAYRHVSVVTLPPPAAGRTLLLVLMMLNHLPSSFLRSSKPISYHFIAETFRKAFLHRVQRPFNPHTYHQIKDKLHLERGFAKQMADSIHNKMDATLPMEEPFFGGDDTTHLSVMDDEGNAVGITQSIELAYGSKAAADGLGFLYNNYMSAFEFTNPNHPYFIRPNAIPWTSVSPALVFHRGKLWMVVGSPGSQRIFSAISHFLSRVIDGNLPMNEAIDRPRFHCTIGGVVSIEDGGFEDELLDYLADIGYTITKKERYSFYHGAIHAVIKKQTSSGYQGVAEVRRDGTAEGVD, encoded by the coding sequence ATGGATCTTGAAAAAATCGAAGGAGATTTCAAGTCAAATTCTGAAAAGAAATTCTCTGAATCAAAAAAAGGCATGGTAGCATCTGCATTTCCAGATGCTACAAAGGCCGGAGTAAGCATACTTCGAAAAGGAGGAAATGCAGTAGATGCAGCATGTGCTACTGCCCTAGCATTGGGCGTATGTGAACCTCAGGCATCAGGTTTAGGAGGTCAGTCTATGGCAATTTTACATATTGGCGGAAGATCCATAGCCATTGATGGTTCTAGTAGATCACCATCTTTAGCAAATTCTCTAAAATATCAAAAAAAGAGTAAAAGTCTCATCGGGTATCGAGCAACCACAGTTCCAAGCACTGTTGCAGTTTTAGGATTTCTTCATGAGAGATATGGAAGATTAGAATGGCCAAAAATCGTTAGACCTGCAATACGAATTGCAGAAAAGGGTTACAAGATTACAAAACTCCAACATGATTTGCAAGTTAGAGAAATGAAGAATTTTAAAAAAGTTAAATCAAAATCAGGTGCAAAGTATTTTCTCAAAGATGGACTAGTACCATATGAAATCGGAGAAAAATTCATTCAAGAAGATTTGGCAGACACGTTACGATACATAGCAGCTCATGGGTATAGAACATTTTACCATGGTCAGATTGCAAAAAAAATTGATCAAGACATGAGAAAAAATAAAGGATTGATTCGTGCTGAAGATCTTGCATGGATTCCTGAACCAATAGAAAGGACGCCGATAAGTAGAGCATACAGACATGTATCAGTAGTTACGCTTCCACCTCCTGCGGCGGGTAGAACTTTGTTGTTGGTTTTAATGATGTTAAATCATCTTCCTTCTAGTTTTCTTCGAAGCTCAAAACCAATTTCATATCATTTTATAGCAGAAACATTTAGGAAAGCATTTCTACATAGAGTTCAACGACCTTTCAACCCTCATACGTATCACCAGATCAAAGACAAGTTACATCTTGAACGAGGATTTGCAAAGCAGATGGCAGATTCTATTCACAACAAAATGGATGCTACTCTTCCCATGGAAGAACCATTTTTTGGAGGAGATGATACAACTCATTTGTCAGTTATGGATGATGAAGGAAACGCAGTAGGGATTACGCAATCAATTGAGCTTGCATATGGTTCAAAAGCTGCAGCTGATGGACTAGGATTTCTCTACAACAATTACATGTCTGCATTTGAATTTACAAATCCAAATCACCCATACTTTATCAGACCCAATGCAATTCCTTGGACTTCGGTTTCTCCTGCCTTGGTTTTTCATAGAGGAAAATTATGGATGGTTGTAGGTAGTCCAGGCAGTCAAAGAATATTTTCAGCCATTAGTCATTTTCTTTCCAGAGTAATTGACGGAAATTTACCCATGAATGAAGCCATTGATAGACCAAGATTTCATTGTACGATTGGAGGAGTAGTAAGCATTGAGGACGGAGGATTTGAGGACGAATTATTGGATTATCTTGCTGACATTGGTTACACAATTACAAAAAAAGAGAGATATTCATTTTATCATGGAGCAATTCACGCAGTAATTAAAAAACAAACAAGTTCAGGATATCAAGGAGTTGCTGAAGTACGAAGAGACGGTACAGCTGAAGGAGTAGATTGA
- the tfb gene encoding transcription initiation factor IIB (stabilizes TBP binding to an archaeal box-A promoter; responsible for recruiting RNA polymerase II to the pre-initiation complex): MVKTGNQKSKCPRCAKGTLLTDGNTGENFCDKCGFVITDKVEESGPEWRSFSKEEGDNRSRTGVPTSLAMHDMGLATIIGTADRDATGKPLSASMRSTIERLRTWDSRSQVHEPVDRNFRQAFSELDRLKDKLAVGDAVIEKAAYIYRKALEKGLVRGRSISALIASALYAACRDTETPRTLKDIGHASNIKRKDIARCYRLLLRELSLKMPVVDPIKCVARIASKAGLNEKTKREATKILQTAEEVKISAGKDPMGLAAAALYVACVTNGENKTQRDVAEAAGVTEVTIRNRYKGLKTALDL, translated from the coding sequence TTGGTAAAAACTGGAAATCAAAAAAGCAAGTGTCCTAGATGTGCCAAAGGTACATTGTTGACAGACGGCAACACAGGAGAAAATTTTTGTGACAAATGTGGTTTTGTAATCACAGATAAAGTAGAAGAATCTGGCCCAGAATGGCGTTCATTCTCAAAAGAAGAGGGTGATAATCGTAGTCGTACTGGTGTTCCAACATCTTTGGCCATGCATGATATGGGTTTAGCTACAATAATTGGAACAGCTGATAGAGATGCTACTGGCAAACCACTCTCTGCCTCAATGAGAAGTACCATTGAACGATTAAGAACTTGGGATAGTCGAAGTCAGGTGCATGAACCAGTTGATAGAAACTTTCGACAAGCATTTTCTGAGCTTGATAGATTAAAAGACAAACTAGCTGTTGGTGATGCAGTAATTGAAAAAGCCGCTTACATTTATCGTAAAGCCTTGGAAAAAGGGCTTGTTCGTGGACGTTCAATATCTGCTTTGATTGCATCTGCGCTTTACGCAGCTTGTCGTGATACCGAAACTCCTAGAACATTAAAAGACATTGGACATGCAAGCAATATCAAAAGAAAAGATATCGCTAGATGTTATCGTTTACTGTTGCGTGAGTTAAGCTTGAAGATGCCAGTCGTTGATCCGATAAAGTGTGTTGCAAGAATTGCAAGCAAAGCTGGTCTTAATGAAAAAACAAAGAGAGAAGCAACTAAAATTTTACAGACTGCTGAAGAGGTAAAGATTTCCGCTGGAAAGGATCCGATGGGATTAGCTGCTGCTGCACTTTATGTTGCGTGTGTAACTAATGGAGAAAATAAAACACAACGTGATGTTGCTGAAGCTGCAGGCGTTACTGAAGTAACAATTAGAAATCGTTACAAAGGATTAAAGACAGCACTAGATCTCTAA
- a CDS encoding ion transporter yields the protein MTNKAITRSYEIVEGTTNDIVSRGFQIFMVVLISLNVLMVIVETEEVVASQFSTLFYTFELFSIVIFTIEYIGRIVLCPLNPKYEGKKFARIRFALTPMMLIDLAAILPFFLPFIVTDLRFIRIIRLLRLFRLFKLARYSEPMQTLGEVLKSKMGDLAVAFFILFIVLIFASSLMYHVEHEAQPEAFSSIPTSMWWGVVTLTTIGYGDTYPVTPAGKLVAAGVAILGIAVYAIPTGIMASAFTEEMRKKKNASKNCPHCGKEIID from the coding sequence ATGACAAATAAAGCTATTACAAGATCCTATGAAATTGTAGAAGGTACTACTAACGACATCGTTTCACGAGGATTTCAAATTTTCATGGTGGTTTTAATTTCATTAAATGTGTTAATGGTAATTGTTGAGACAGAAGAAGTAGTAGCTTCTCAATTTTCAACACTATTTTATACATTTGAATTATTTTCAATTGTTATTTTTACAATTGAGTATATTGGAAGGATTGTACTATGCCCACTTAATCCAAAGTATGAAGGTAAAAAATTTGCAAGAATAAGATTTGCTTTAACTCCCATGATGTTAATCGATTTGGCAGCAATCCTACCATTCTTTTTGCCATTTATCGTTACAGATTTGAGATTTATCAGAATTATTCGACTATTGAGATTATTCAGACTATTCAAATTGGCAAGATACTCAGAACCCATGCAAACATTAGGAGAAGTTTTAAAATCAAAGATGGGAGATTTGGCAGTAGCATTCTTTATTTTATTTATTGTGTTAATTTTTGCATCTAGTCTAATGTATCATGTAGAACATGAAGCCCAACCTGAAGCTTTTTCAAGTATTCCAACTTCAATGTGGTGGGGAGTAGTAACGTTAACAACAATTGGTTATGGAGATACATACCCAGTAACCCCTGCAGGTAAGCTAGTTGCAGCTGGAGTAGCAATTCTAGGAATAGCTGTGTATGCAATACCTACTGGAATAATGGCATCAGCATTTACTGAAGAAATGAGAAAAAAGAAAAATGCATCAAAAAACTGTCCCCATTGTGGTAAGGAGATAATTGATTAA
- a CDS encoding stress response translation initiation inhibitor YciH (in yeast this protein is involved in start site selection during the initiation of translation) — MAVICNTCGLPEDLCACGDLAKDSTKIIVRLETRRFRKKGTMIEGLDPKLNNLESVAKELKNKYACGGTAKDGYIFLQGDHRDTIKESLIKLGFAESSIELH; from the coding sequence ATGGCAGTAATCTGTAATACTTGTGGCCTACCCGAAGATCTTTGTGCATGTGGAGATCTAGCAAAAGACAGTACAAAAATTATAGTTCGACTTGAAACTCGCAGATTTAGAAAGAAAGGAACTATGATTGAAGGTCTAGATCCAAAGTTAAACAATCTTGAGAGCGTAGCAAAGGAATTAAAAAACAAGTATGCCTGTGGAGGAACTGCAAAAGATGGATATATTTTCTTACAGGGAGATCATCGTGATACAATCAAAGAATCTCTAATAAAATTAGGATTTGCAGAATCTTCAATTGAACTTCATTAG
- a CDS encoding 2-phospho-L-lactate transferase, with protein sequence MITILAGGTGSVKLVRGLVSQEHDVNVISNVGDNYWLYGMYVCPDIDTIVYGLADLLDYERGWGIKKDTFNFLRQMEVFGEETWFRIGDRDAATHLIRTNMLKNGKNLSDITKWMCEKFAVGAKVIPVTDNSVETRIITDKGELHLQEYWVKYRGKDKVEGIQYIGADKARPNPEAINAIHDADMVILAPGNPLTSIGPMLQIKGVRKELSKMKKRVVAVSPLIGNKAFSGPAAQYMEAAGIEVNAYGLAKMYSDVCSNIVIDSKDKLLTKKIQNLDMHVYETKIAMKNKMAEDALGSFLLKQVRV encoded by the coding sequence ATGATAACAATACTTGCTGGGGGAACAGGATCTGTGAAACTTGTCCGGGGTCTAGTCTCCCAAGAACACGATGTGAATGTAATTAGTAATGTTGGTGATAATTACTGGCTTTATGGGATGTATGTTTGCCCAGACATTGACACAATTGTATACGGATTAGCAGACTTATTAGATTATGAACGTGGATGGGGAATTAAAAAAGACACTTTTAATTTTCTAAGACAGATGGAGGTTTTTGGAGAAGAGACTTGGTTTAGAATTGGGGACAGAGATGCCGCCACTCATTTAATTCGTACAAATATGCTAAAAAATGGAAAAAACCTTAGCGATATAACAAAATGGATGTGTGAAAAATTTGCAGTTGGCGCTAAAGTCATACCTGTAACCGATAATAGCGTTGAAACTAGAATTATTACTGATAAAGGCGAATTACATCTTCAAGAATACTGGGTAAAGTATAGGGGAAAAGACAAGGTGGAAGGAATTCAATACATCGGCGCTGATAAAGCTAGACCAAATCCAGAAGCAATCAATGCTATACATGATGCAGATATGGTTATTCTAGCTCCTGGAAATCCATTGACAAGTATTGGACCTATGTTACAAATTAAAGGAGTTAGAAAAGAACTCTCAAAGATGAAAAAACGAGTTGTTGCAGTAAGCCCATTGATTGGAAATAAAGCATTTAGTGGACCTGCAGCACAATACATGGAAGCTGCTGGAATTGAAGTTAATGCGTATGGTTTGGCAAAAATGTATTCAGATGTATGCTCTAATATTGTAATTGATTCAAAAGATAAACTTCTTACCAAAAAGATCCAGAATCTCGATATGCATGTCTATGAAACAAAAATCGCAATGAAAAATAAAATGGCTGAAGACGCATTAGGTTCTTTTCTCTTAAAACAAGTCCGCGTCTAG